The proteins below come from a single Benincasa hispida cultivar B227 chromosome 4, ASM972705v1, whole genome shotgun sequence genomic window:
- the LOC120076757 gene encoding ER lumen protein-retaining receptor erd-2.2-like — protein MKIPRRPIHAITTWVRRQPPKMKAFLGVVSAIISLLLLYVMVHDHNKLFVAAEAVHAIGIAVLIFKLMKERSCAGLSLKSQELTAYFLAARLYCSFVIEYDVHTFLDLATLVATLWVIYMIRYKLKASYMGDKDNFKVLYLVVPCILLAILIHPTPARVSFLQRIFWAFCVYLEAVSVLPQLRVMQNIKIVEPFTAHYVFALGVARFLSCAHWVLQMVATRGRMLVALGTGFWPPMVLLAEIVQTFVLADFCYYYVKSVLGGQLIVRLPAGVV, from the exons ATGAAGATTCCCAGGAGGCCGATTCATGCAATTACGACATGGGTTCGGAGGCAACCGCCGAAGATGAAAGCGTTTTTGGGAGTGGTGTCTGCGAttatctctcttcttcttctctatgtGATGGTTCATGATCACAACAAGCTTTTTGTGGCTGCTGAGGCTGTTCATGCCATCGGAATTGCGGTTCTTATTTTTAAGCTCATGAAGGAGAGGAGTTGTGCAG GTCTTTCGCTCAAATCACAGGAATTAACGGCCTATTTTCTAGCTGCTAGACTCTATTGCAGCTTTGTGATCGAATATGATGTGCACACATTTCTTGATTTGGCTACTTTAGTAGCAACTCTTTGGGTTATTTACATGATTCGTTATAAGCTCAAAGCCAGCTACATGGGAGATAAAGATAATTTCAAAGTTCTATACTTG GTGGTACCATGTATTTTACTCGCCATTTTGATTCATCCGACACCTGCAAGAGTTTCTTTTTTACAAAGAATTTTCTGGGCGTTTTGTGTTTACCTTGAAGCTGTTTCTGTTCTACCTCAGTTGCGAGTAATGCAGAACATAAAG ATCGTTGAGCCATTCACTGCACACTATGTATTTGCCTTGGGAGTTGCCAGGTTCCTGAGCTGTGCACATTGGGTTCTTCAG ATGGTAGCAACACGTGGGAGAATGCTGGTAGCATTGGGAACTGGATTTTGGCCACCTATGGTTCTCCTTGCAGAAATTGTCCAAACTTTTGTTCTTGCAGATTTTTGTTATTACTATGTTAAAAG TGTTCTTGGTGGTCAGCTCATCGTGCGCCTCCCTGCCGGAGTAGTCTGA
- the LOC120076789 gene encoding pentatricopeptide repeat-containing protein At1g25360-like, with the protein MRNALDVRVLANRYAAQLQLCCPQNPSSYSLARTVHAHMIASGFKPRGHLVNRLLDIYWKSSDFVCARQLFDEIPHPDAVARTTLISAYSALGNLNMARDIFNGTPLNMRDTIFYNAMITAYSHKDDGHSAIELFHAMRRANFQPDDFTFTSVLSALALIVDDEHQCGQMHGAVVKFGIGLVSSVLNALLSVYVKCASSPLVSSSSLMASARKLFDEMPERDELTWTTLITGYVRNDDLTGARELLDTMTEHLSVAWNAMISGYVHHGLFEDALTLFRKMRLLGVQHDEFTYTSVISACANGGFFQLGKEVHAYILKNELNPNHDFLLSVSNALITLYWKYGKVDGARKIFYEMPVKDIVSWNAILSGYVNAGRMEDAKSFFAQMPEKCLLTWTVIISGLAQNGFGEESLKLFNQMRLDGYEPCDYAFAGAITACSVLGALENGRQLHAQIVHLGHNSSLSVGNAMISMYARCGVVEAARTVFLTMPFVDSVSWNAMIAALGQHGHGVKAIELYEQMLKEGILPDRITFLTVLSACSHAGLVEEGRRYFNSMLENYGITPGEDHYARMIDLFCRAGKFSDAKNVIDSMPCEAGAPMWEALLAGCRIHGNMELGVEAAEKLFELLPQHDGTYILLSNMYANVGRWNDVARTRKLMRDRGIKKEPACSWTEVENKVHVFLADDTVHPEVLSVYKYLEKLNLEMKKLGYIPDTKYVLHDMESEHKEYALSTHSEKLAVGFGLMKLPQGATVRVFKNLRICGDCHNAFKFMSRVVRREIVVRDGKRFHHFKNGECSCGNYW; encoded by the coding sequence TCAAGCCTCGTGGGCACCTTGTCAATCGTCTTCTTGATATATATTGGAAATCGTCGGATTTTGTTTGTGCCCGCCAACTGTTCGACGAAATTCCCCACCCAGATGCTGTAGCGAGAACTACATTGATTTCGGCGTACTCTGCGTTGGGGAATTTGAATATGGCTCGAGATATATTCAATGGAACTCCATTGAATATGAGGGACACTATTTTCTACAATGCAATGATTACAGCGTATTCGCACAAGGATGATGGCCATTCTGCTATTGAATTGTTTCATGCTATGAGACGGGCCAATTTTCAGCCTGATGACTTTACATTTACAAGCGTGCTCAGTGCTTTAGCGTTGATTGTTGATGATGAGCACCAGTGTGGGCAAATGCATGGTGCAGTGGTGAAATTTGGAATTGGGCTTGTTTCTTCAGTGTTGAATGCTCTTCTATCTGTTTATGTTAAGTGTGCTTCTTCACCATTGGTGTCATCGTCGTCATTGATGGCATCAGCTAGGAAACTGTTTGATGAAATGCCAGAGAGGGATGAGTTGACATGGACGACTTTGATTACTGGGTACGTGCGGAATGATGATCTGACTGGGGCACGTGAACTTCTTGACACAATGACTGAACATTTAAGTGTAGCATGGAATGCCATGATCTCTGGATATGTACATCATGGTCTTTTTGAGGATGCCTTGACATTGTTTAGGAAAATGCGTTTGCTTGGTGTCCAGCACGATGAGTTCACCTACACTAGCGTGATCAGTGCTTGTGCCAATGGTGGTTTTTTTCAACTGGGAAAAGAGGTGCATGCttacattttgaaaaatgaattgaaCCCAAATCATGATTTTTTATTGTCTGTGAGTAATGCATTGATTACTTTGTACTGGAAATATGGTAAGGTTGATGGGGCACGGAAGATTTTTTATGAGATGCCAGTTAAAGATATTGTTTCATGGAATGCAATCTTATCGGGGTATGTAAATGCAGGGCGTATGGAGGATGCAAAATCTTTCTTTGCACAAATGCCAGAGAAATGCCTTCTTACATGGACTGTGATAATTTCAGGATTAGCACAAAATGGATTTGGAGAAGAGAGTTTGAAGCTGTTTAACCAAATGAGGTTAGATGGCTATGAACCCTGTGATTATGCATTTGCAGGTGCCATCACAGCTTGTTCTGTGCTTGGAGCATTGGAGAATGGTCGTCAACTCCATGCTCAGATTGTTCATCTCGGCCATAATTCAAGCCTCTCAGTTGGCAATGCAATGATCTCAATGTATGCAAGATGTGGAGTGGTTGAAGCTGCCAGAACTGTGTTTCTAACCATGCCTTTTGTGGACTCCGTTTCATGGAATGCGATGATTGCAGCACTGGGACAACATGGGCATGGCGTAAAAGCAATAGAACTTTATGAACAAATGTTGAAAGAGGGTATACTCCCTGATAGAATAACGTTTCTTACAGTTCTCTCCGCGTGTAGTCATGCAGGTCTGGTTGAAGAAGGACGCCGCTACTTTAATTCAATGCTTGAAAATTATGGTATTACCCCGGGTGAGGATCATTACGCTCGGATGATCGATTTGTTTTGTCGAGCAGGGAAGTTTTCAGATGCAAAGAATGTCATCGATTCCATGCCTTGTGAAGCTGGGGCACCAATGTGGGAGGCTCTTCTTGCTGGTTGCCGGATTCATGGAAACATGGAGTTAGGAGTAGAAGCTGCTGAAAAGCTTTTCGAGCTATTACCACAACACGATGGAACCTATATACTTTTATCAAACATGTACGCCAATGTTGGGCGATGGAACGATGTCGCTAGGACGCGAAAACTAATGAGGGATCGAGGGATTAAAAAGGAGCCTGCTTGTAGTTGGACTGAGGTCGAGAACAAAGTTCATGTGTTCTTAGCGGATGATACAGTGCACCCTGAGGTGTTATCTGTGTACAAATATCTAGAGAAGTTGAACCTTGAAATGAAGAAATTAGGATATATTCCAGACACAAAGTATGTGTTACATGATATGGAATCTGAACACAAAGAATATGCCTTATCTACTCACAGTGAGAAGCTTGCAGTTGGGTTTGGGCTAATGAAGCTACCTCAAGGGGCCACTGTAAGGGTTTTCAAGAACCTTAGGATATGTGGGGATTGTCACAATGCATTCAAGTTTATGTCTAGAGTGGTGAGGAGGGAGATAGTAGTAAGAGATGGAAAGAGGTTTCATCATTTCAAAAATGGCGAATGTTCGTGCGGTAATTATTGGTAA